Proteins from a single region of Nomia melanderi isolate GNS246 chromosome 11, iyNomMela1, whole genome shotgun sequence:
- the APP-BP1 gene encoding nedd8-activating enzyme E1 regulatory subunit APP-BP1 isoform X1, whose product MASPAPKSPEQSEKNRKYDRQLRLWGDHGQAALESSHVCLINATGLGTEILKSLVLPGIGAFTIVDGKKITNEDIGANFFLEADSVGKSRAQIAMQMLLELNSDVRGDYIDEEPEQILYNSPDFFNNFTVVVATSLNEKSLILLSQRLWELNIPLLVSRSIGFIAYIRIQVKDHTIIETHPDNETPDLRLDKPFETLKKHLDSVNLDEMTFKDHSHVPYLVILYKFLEKWIQEKGELPKTYKEKQQLKEMIKRGIRRDENDTKNTEENFEEAIKAVNTCIGHTKIPDNVKNVLNDEQCVNLTAKSSSFWIIAKAVRDFCENEGDGLLPLKGTLPDMTADTEKYIMLQQIYYKQAVADAEAVWRRTLQLLRQLGKPSDYISERDVKLFCRHASDIHLERGTCIADEYDSKIFDASNIVQSLEDPESMMIYYVVLRGIEKFQTEYNSYPGEFDDQVEPDIVKLKACITKLLIEWGCGPLAKDDYIHEFCRFGGSELHSVSAFLGGLVAQEVIKFVTNQYKPVHNTFIYDAVTSNSGTFFF is encoded by the exons ATGGCATCACCAGCACCCAAATCGCCCGAACAatctgaaaaaaatagaaaatatgacAGACAATTGAG ATTATGGGGCGATCATGGACAAGCAGCATTAGAAAGTTCCCATGTTTGTCTCATAAATGCTACAGGACTTGGTACAGAAATTTTGAAATCCTTAGTCCTTCCAGGTATTGGAGCATTTACAATTGTTGATGGTAAAAAGATTACTAATGAAGACATTGGTGCAAA CTTTTTCCTAGAAGCAGATAGTGTTGGAAAATCAAGGGCACAAATAGCAATGCAAATGcttttagaattaaattcagACGTTAGAGGTGATTATATAGATGAAGAACctgaacaaattttatataatagtccagattttttcaacaattttaccGTTGTTGTAGCTACATCGCTTAATGAAAA gTCTTTAATTCTGTTATCACAAAGACTTTGGGAGCTAAATATACCATTGTTAGTAAGCAGAAGCATAGGATTTATCGCATATATAAGAATTCAAGTAAAAGACCATACGATTATAGAAACGCATCCAGATAATGAAACACCAGATTTACGTTTGGATAAACCttttgaaacattaaaaaaacatCTAGATTCAGTAAATCTTGATGAAATGACTTTCAAAGACCACTCTCATGTACCATACTTagttatattgtataaattcttAGAAAAATGGATTCAAGAAAAAGGAGAATTACCCAAAACATATAAGGAAAAAcaacaattaaaagaaatgataaaaagaGGAATAAGAAGGGAtgaaaatgatacaaaaaatactgaagaaaattttgaagaaGCTATTAAAGCTGTGAATACATGTATAGGACATACGAAAATTCCTGATAATGTGAAGAATGTTTTGAATGatgaacaatgtgttaacttaACAGCAAag agcagttcattttggattattgcaaAAGCTGTAAGGGACTTCTGTGAGAATGAAGGAGATGGTTTATTGCCTTTAAAAGGTACCTTACCAGATATGACAGCAgatactgaaaaatatataatgcttCAACAAAT TTACTATAAACAAGCAGTGGCTGACGCAGAAGCTGTGTGGCGTCGTACGTTGCAATTATTACGACAACTAGGAAAACCATCTGATTATATTTCCGAAAGagatgtaaaattattttgtagacATGCTTCTGATATACATCTTGAAAGAGGAACGTGTATTGCCGATGAATATGACTCTAAAATATTCGATGCAAGTAATATAg TACAAAGTTTAGAAGATCCAGAAAGTATGATGATTTACTATGTTGTTCTTAGaggaattgaaaaatttcaaacagagTATAATTCATATCCTGGAGAATTTGATGATCAAGTGGAGCCTGATATTGTTAAActcaaa GCATGTATAACAAAATTACTGATTGAATGGGGATGTGGACCGTTAGCAAAAGATGATTATATACATGAGTTTTGTCGATTTGGTGGATCAGAATTACATTCTGTATCAGCATTTTTAGGTGGTCTTGTAGCCCAAGAAGTGATCAAATTTgttacaaatcaatataaaccaGTTCATAACACTTTTATATACGATGCAGTTACGTCGAATTcgggaacattttttttttaa
- the APP-BP1 gene encoding nedd8-activating enzyme E1 regulatory subunit APP-BP1 isoform X2 produces MQMLLELNSDVRGDYIDEEPEQILYNSPDFFNNFTVVVATSLNEKSLILLSQRLWELNIPLLVSRSIGFIAYIRIQVKDHTIIETHPDNETPDLRLDKPFETLKKHLDSVNLDEMTFKDHSHVPYLVILYKFLEKWIQEKGELPKTYKEKQQLKEMIKRGIRRDENDTKNTEENFEEAIKAVNTCIGHTKIPDNVKNVLNDEQCVNLTAKSSSFWIIAKAVRDFCENEGDGLLPLKGTLPDMTADTEKYIMLQQIYYKQAVADAEAVWRRTLQLLRQLGKPSDYISERDVKLFCRHASDIHLERGTCIADEYDSKIFDASNIVQSLEDPESMMIYYVVLRGIEKFQTEYNSYPGEFDDQVEPDIVKLKACITKLLIEWGCGPLAKDDYIHEFCRFGGSELHSVSAFLGGLVAQEVIKFVTNQYKPVHNTFIYDAVTSNSGTFFF; encoded by the exons ATGCAAATGcttttagaattaaattcagACGTTAGAGGTGATTATATAGATGAAGAACctgaacaaattttatataatagtccagattttttcaacaattttaccGTTGTTGTAGCTACATCGCTTAATGAAAA gTCTTTAATTCTGTTATCACAAAGACTTTGGGAGCTAAATATACCATTGTTAGTAAGCAGAAGCATAGGATTTATCGCATATATAAGAATTCAAGTAAAAGACCATACGATTATAGAAACGCATCCAGATAATGAAACACCAGATTTACGTTTGGATAAACCttttgaaacattaaaaaaacatCTAGATTCAGTAAATCTTGATGAAATGACTTTCAAAGACCACTCTCATGTACCATACTTagttatattgtataaattcttAGAAAAATGGATTCAAGAAAAAGGAGAATTACCCAAAACATATAAGGAAAAAcaacaattaaaagaaatgataaaaagaGGAATAAGAAGGGAtgaaaatgatacaaaaaatactgaagaaaattttgaagaaGCTATTAAAGCTGTGAATACATGTATAGGACATACGAAAATTCCTGATAATGTGAAGAATGTTTTGAATGatgaacaatgtgttaacttaACAGCAAag agcagttcattttggattattgcaaAAGCTGTAAGGGACTTCTGTGAGAATGAAGGAGATGGTTTATTGCCTTTAAAAGGTACCTTACCAGATATGACAGCAgatactgaaaaatatataatgcttCAACAAAT TTACTATAAACAAGCAGTGGCTGACGCAGAAGCTGTGTGGCGTCGTACGTTGCAATTATTACGACAACTAGGAAAACCATCTGATTATATTTCCGAAAGagatgtaaaattattttgtagacATGCTTCTGATATACATCTTGAAAGAGGAACGTGTATTGCCGATGAATATGACTCTAAAATATTCGATGCAAGTAATATAg TACAAAGTTTAGAAGATCCAGAAAGTATGATGATTTACTATGTTGTTCTTAGaggaattgaaaaatttcaaacagagTATAATTCATATCCTGGAGAATTTGATGATCAAGTGGAGCCTGATATTGTTAAActcaaa GCATGTATAACAAAATTACTGATTGAATGGGGATGTGGACCGTTAGCAAAAGATGATTATATACATGAGTTTTGTCGATTTGGTGGATCAGAATTACATTCTGTATCAGCATTTTTAGGTGGTCTTGTAGCCCAAGAAGTGATCAAATTTgttacaaatcaatataaaccaGTTCATAACACTTTTATATACGATGCAGTTACGTCGAATTcgggaacattttttttttaa
- the LOC116435203 gene encoding nucleoside diphosphate kinase 6 — MQLRQPLQLTLAIIKPYVVKSPFVLQKIRNLIIDNNFKIVRSRRTIITPKEAELFYEEHKKKFFYNRLLTFMCSGPSDIHILAAYDAIAKWRKLMGPTKVYRAQYSDPNTIRGMFGLSDTRNATHGSDSEQSAKKEITIFFNDFSFQKWYQSEERYYNLGQLHFDPIAFVHTIDTSFMQKHEKEITD, encoded by the exons ATGCAATTACGACAACCTCTTCAGCTGACATTGGCAATCATTAAACCTTACGTTGTTAAGTCTCCCTTTGTACTCCAG aaaattcgaaatttaataattgacaataattttaaaattgtcAGATCACGCAGGACAATAATTACACCAAAAGAGGCTGAATTGTTTTATGAAGAGCAtaagaaaaaattcttttataatcgACTTTTGACATTTATGTGTAGTGGTCCATCTGATATTCATATCTTAGCTGCTTATGATGCCATTGCCAAATGGAGAAAATTAATGGGTCCTACAAAAGTTTATCGTGCACAATATAGTGATCCTAATACAATTCGAGGAATGTTTGGTCTATCAGATACAAGAAATGCTACACATGGATCGG ATTCTGAACAATCTGcaaaaaaggaaataacaatatttttcaatgattttagtTTTCAAAAATGGTATCAAAGTGAAGAAAGATATTATAATTTAGGTCAACTTCATTTTGATCCAATAGCTTTTGTACATACTATTGATACAAGTTTCATGCAAAAgcatgaaaaagaaattacagaTTGA
- the LOC116435168 gene encoding succinate dehydrogenase [ubiquinone] iron-sulfur subunit, mitochondrial codes for MQQFAVDLNKCGTMVLDVLALIKAQHDPTLSYRRSCREGICGSCSMNINGVNTLACLTKVKESPKPIVIYPLPHAYVIRDLITDMELFLKQYQNIEPFLKRPGEDNFTGLRQILQSPRDRDKLNGLYECILCGCCTFACPPYWWLGDKFLGPATLLQAYRWIIDSRDTEQKERLSKLRDFYSVYRCHTIFNCTKTCPKGLNPGKAIAQIKRLLAGLTKKERPDIETPLPNPCNGEDVYQCREE; via the exons ATGCAACAGTTCGCAgttgatttaaataaatgtgGAACCATGGTATTGGATGTATTAGCTTTGATAAAGGCACAACATGATCCTACATTATCCTATCGAAGATCATGTCGTGAGGGCATTTGCGGAAGTTGTTCAATGAACATAAATGGTGTCAATACTTTGGCTTGCCTCAC AAAAGTGAAGGAATCACCTAAACCAATAGTCATATATCCTTTACCACATGCGTATGTTATCAGAGATTTGATAACGGACATGGAACTATTTTTGaagcaatatcaaaatattgagCCGTTTTTAAAGCGCCCAGGGGAAGACAATTTTACTGGCCTACGACAGATTCTACAGAGTCCCAGAGACAGAGATAAACTGAATGGCTTATATGAATGTATACTTTGCGGATGTTGTACTTTTGCCTGTCCGCCTTATTGGTGGCTCGGTGATAAGTTCTTGGGACCAGCAACTCTTTTGCAG GCATATAGATGGATAATAGATTCACGTGACAcggaacagaaggaaagacTTAGTAAATTACGAGATTTTTATTCGGTATATCGTTGTCATACGATCTTCAACTGCACAAAAACATGCCCGAAG GGTTTAAATCCCGGGAAGGCAATAGCGCAAATAAAACGCTTGTTAGCGGGACTTACTAAAAAAGAACGACCGGATATAGAAACCCCACTTCCCAATCCTTGTAATGGTGAGGATGTGTATCAATGCagagaagaataa
- the LOC116435205 gene encoding ovarian-specific serine/threonine-protein kinase Lok isoform X1, whose amino-acid sequence MNDEHIVLTLPDTQNAESVCLTQSQELSQDTTTAIWGRLCPIKLPFKTVELTKNIYTLGRSESCDICITKNDLKPKWVSVMSKVHFKITREYIDGNCNDAVVYLEDLSQNGTFVNKIRVGRGNKIILESNDIISLAQPIVTVYVFMSTGAFESNDLPPELKSKYAVSRKLGSGACGEVKLVFSKVGCKKFAMKTIMKMGGTNEQKNSLNDPEKIMNEVKILKALKHPCIIRMEEIVDNPRAVYIVLELMEGGELFERIKSKGRLSEKFAKIIFYQVVLAVSYLHDSGITHRDLKPENILLASNSDITLAKVSDFGLSKLVDAQTMMKTFCGTPMYVAPEILSSIGRGSYTNQVDVWSLGVILYACLSGSVPFNCADKRISLQEQIKRGYYTFPSSKFGHVSDKALDLIKRMMTVNPKKRITIKQVLLHQWLQDRELRDAVDILLSKENDENMAPSGVSDIYQCKSEQYHGLVKRARLEI is encoded by the exons ATGAACGATGAACATATTGTTTTAACACTACCTGACACTCAAAACGCGGAATCAGTATGTTTGACTCAATCTCAAGAATTATCACAAGATACAACCACAGCTATTTGGGGAAGATTGTGTCCTATTAAGTTACCTTTTAAAACAGTgg aattgacCAAGAATATATATACACTTGGTCGATCAGAGAGCTGTGATATTTGCATaactaaaaatgatttaaaaccaAAATGGGTCAGTGTAATGAGtaaagtacattttaaaataactaGAGAATATATTGACGGTAACTGTAACGATGCTGTAGTATATTTAGAAGACTTAAGCCAAAATGGTACTTTCGTTAACAAAATAAGAGTAGGCcgtggaaataaaattatattagaaagtAATGACATTATATCGTTAGCACAACCTATTGTTACtg TATATGTATTTATGAGTACTGGTGCGTTTGAAAGTAATGACTTGCCCCCCGAGCTCAAAAGTAAATACGCAGTATCTCGTAAATTAGGTTCTGGAGCATGTGGAGAGGTAAAATTGGTATTCTCTAAAGTAGGTTGTAAAAAGTTTGCAATGaaaactattatgaaaatggGTGGtacaaatgaacaaaagaattcACTGAATGATCCAGAGAAAATTATGAACGAAGTAAAGATATTGAAAGCTCTGAAACAT ccTTGCATAATTCGAATGGAAGAGATTGTAGATAATCCAAGAGCAGTGTACATAGTTTTAGAACTAATGGAAGGCGGTGAATTGTTTGAAAGAATAAAGAGCAAGGGGAGACTTTCAGAgaaatttgcaaaaataatcttttatcaAGTTGTACTTGCTGTTAGTTATCTTCATGACTCTGGTATAACACATAGAGATCTAAAa ccagaaaatatattgttagcTAGCAACTCAGATATTACATTAGCTAAAGTATCAGATTTTGGTTTATCGAAATTAGTTGATGCACAAACTATGATGAAAACTTTTTGTGGTACTCCTATGTATGTTGCACCAGAAATACTATCTAGTATTGGACGTGGTTCTTACACGAATCAA GTAGATGTATGGAGTTTAGGAGTAATATTATATGCTTGTTTAAGCGGTTCAGTTCCATTTAATTGTGCAGATAAAAGAATCTCCTTACAAGAACAAATAAAGAGAGGATATTATACTTTTCCTTCTTCAAAATTTGGTCATGTTTCAGATAAAGCTTTAGATCTG ATCAAACGTATGATGACAGTCAACCCAAAAAAGAGAATTACTATAAAGCAAGTTTTGTTGCATCAGTGGTTGCAAGATCGTGAACTCAGAGATGCTGTTGACATATTATTATCAAAAGAAAATGATGAAAACATGGCTCCTTCAGGTGTTTCTGACATTTACCAATGCAAAAGTGAGCAATATCATGGATTAGTAAAACGAGCACGATTGGAAATATAA
- the LOC116435205 gene encoding ovarian-specific serine/threonine-protein kinase Lok isoform X2, which translates to MSKVHFKITREYIDGNCNDAVVYLEDLSQNGTFVNKIRVGRGNKIILESNDIISLAQPIVTVYVFMSTGAFESNDLPPELKSKYAVSRKLGSGACGEVKLVFSKVGCKKFAMKTIMKMGGTNEQKNSLNDPEKIMNEVKILKALKHPCIIRMEEIVDNPRAVYIVLELMEGGELFERIKSKGRLSEKFAKIIFYQVVLAVSYLHDSGITHRDLKPENILLASNSDITLAKVSDFGLSKLVDAQTMMKTFCGTPMYVAPEILSSIGRGSYTNQVDVWSLGVILYACLSGSVPFNCADKRISLQEQIKRGYYTFPSSKFGHVSDKALDLIKRMMTVNPKKRITIKQVLLHQWLQDRELRDAVDILLSKENDENMAPSGVSDIYQCKSEQYHGLVKRARLEI; encoded by the exons ATGAGtaaagtacattttaaaataactaGAGAATATATTGACGGTAACTGTAACGATGCTGTAGTATATTTAGAAGACTTAAGCCAAAATGGTACTTTCGTTAACAAAATAAGAGTAGGCcgtggaaataaaattatattagaaagtAATGACATTATATCGTTAGCACAACCTATTGTTACtg TATATGTATTTATGAGTACTGGTGCGTTTGAAAGTAATGACTTGCCCCCCGAGCTCAAAAGTAAATACGCAGTATCTCGTAAATTAGGTTCTGGAGCATGTGGAGAGGTAAAATTGGTATTCTCTAAAGTAGGTTGTAAAAAGTTTGCAATGaaaactattatgaaaatggGTGGtacaaatgaacaaaagaattcACTGAATGATCCAGAGAAAATTATGAACGAAGTAAAGATATTGAAAGCTCTGAAACAT ccTTGCATAATTCGAATGGAAGAGATTGTAGATAATCCAAGAGCAGTGTACATAGTTTTAGAACTAATGGAAGGCGGTGAATTGTTTGAAAGAATAAAGAGCAAGGGGAGACTTTCAGAgaaatttgcaaaaataatcttttatcaAGTTGTACTTGCTGTTAGTTATCTTCATGACTCTGGTATAACACATAGAGATCTAAAa ccagaaaatatattgttagcTAGCAACTCAGATATTACATTAGCTAAAGTATCAGATTTTGGTTTATCGAAATTAGTTGATGCACAAACTATGATGAAAACTTTTTGTGGTACTCCTATGTATGTTGCACCAGAAATACTATCTAGTATTGGACGTGGTTCTTACACGAATCAA GTAGATGTATGGAGTTTAGGAGTAATATTATATGCTTGTTTAAGCGGTTCAGTTCCATTTAATTGTGCAGATAAAAGAATCTCCTTACAAGAACAAATAAAGAGAGGATATTATACTTTTCCTTCTTCAAAATTTGGTCATGTTTCAGATAAAGCTTTAGATCTG ATCAAACGTATGATGACAGTCAACCCAAAAAAGAGAATTACTATAAAGCAAGTTTTGTTGCATCAGTGGTTGCAAGATCGTGAACTCAGAGATGCTGTTGACATATTATTATCAAAAGAAAATGATGAAAACATGGCTCCTTCAGGTGTTTCTGACATTTACCAATGCAAAAGTGAGCAATATCATGGATTAGTAAAACGAGCACGATTGGAAATATAA
- the Ube2g1 gene encoding ubiquitin-conjugating enzyme E2G 1 isoform X1, protein MSEPQSALLLRKQLAELNKNPVEGFSAGLIDDNDIYQWEVLIIGPPDTLYEGGFFKAHLEFPKEYPLRPPRMKFITEIWHPNIEKNGNVCISILHEPGDDKWGYEKASERWLPVHTVETILISVISMLADPNDESPANVDAAKEWRESYTEFKRKVARCVRKSQEECL, encoded by the exons ATGTCAGAGCCACAGTCCGCGCTTCTACTACGAAAACAATTAGCAG aattaaataaaaacccAGTAGAAGGGTTTTCAGCAGGCCTCATAGATGACAATGACATATATCAGTGGGAAGTACTCATTATTGGTCCACCAGATACATTATA TGAAGGTGGATTCTTCAAAGCACACTTAGAATTTCCAAAAGAGTATCCACTTAGGCCACccagaatgaaatttataacagaaatatgGCATCCAAACA TCGAGAAGAATGGTAATGTTTGCATATCGATTTTACACGAACCTGGAGATGATAAGTGGGGCTATGAAAAAGCTTCAGAACGGTGGTTACCAGTTCACACAGTTGAGACTATTCTCATAAGTGTTATTAGCATGCTTGCAGATCCTAATGATGAAAGTCCTGCTAATGTGGATGCTGCC aaaGAATGGAGGGAAAGTTATACAGAATTCAAGAGAAAGGTGGCGAGGTGTGTCAGAAAAAGCCAAGAAGAGTGTTTGTAG
- the Ube2g1 gene encoding ubiquitin-conjugating enzyme E2G 1 isoform X2, with product MKFITEIWHPNIEKNGNVCISILHEPGDDKWGYEKASERWLPVHTVETILISVISMLADPNDESPANVDAAKEWRESYTEFKRKVARCVRKSQEECL from the exons atgaaatttataacagaaatatgGCATCCAAACA TCGAGAAGAATGGTAATGTTTGCATATCGATTTTACACGAACCTGGAGATGATAAGTGGGGCTATGAAAAAGCTTCAGAACGGTGGTTACCAGTTCACACAGTTGAGACTATTCTCATAAGTGTTATTAGCATGCTTGCAGATCCTAATGATGAAAGTCCTGCTAATGTGGATGCTGCC aaaGAATGGAGGGAAAGTTATACAGAATTCAAGAGAAAGGTGGCGAGGTGTGTCAGAAAAAGCCAAGAAGAGTGTTTGTAG